A genomic stretch from Heliangelus exortis chromosome 23, bHelExo1.hap1, whole genome shotgun sequence includes:
- the CLSTN1 gene encoding calsyntenin-1 isoform X3: MPPPRRPGMPPSLPPSLPASCLLLAALLCGGAGAARVNKHKPWIETTYHGIVTENDNTVLLDPPLIALDKDAPLRFAESFEVTVTKEGEICGFKIHGQNVPFEAVVVDKSTGEGIIRSKEKLDCELQKDYTFTIQAYDCGKGPDGVNAKKSHKATVHIQVNDVNEYAPVFKEKSYKATVIEGKRYDNILKVEAVDADCSPQFSQICNYEIVTPDVPFAIDKDGYIKNTEKLSYGKEHQYKLTVTAYDCGKKRAAEDVLVKISIKPTCKPGWQGWSKRIEYEPGTGSLALFPGMRLETCDEPITSIQATVELETNHIGKGCDRDTYSEKSIHRLCGAASGTVELLPPPSSAANWTIGLPTDNGHDSDQVFEFNGTQAVKIPDGVVTVNLKEPFMISVWMRHAPGTKEKETILCNSDKTDMNRHHYTLYVHNCRLVFLFRQDPSEGKTYKPAEFHWKLNQVCDKEWHHYVLNVEFPAVTLYVDGVSYDPFPVTEDYPLHPSKIETQLVVGACWQGGELQMAQFFRGNLAGLMIRSGKLENKKVIDCLYTCKEGLDLQMADGVGKGVKIHMNPSQSTLTLEGDDIERVDKAMQHISYINSRQFPTPGIRRLKITSVVKCFNEEACVSIPSVEGYVMVLQPEEPKISLSGINHFARSASEFESSEGVALFPELRIISTITREVEPEGDGDEDPTVQESLVSEEIMHNLDTCEVTVLGEELNQEQESLEIDMTRLQQKGIEMSSSNLGMIITGVDTMASYEEVLHLIRYRNWHTVSLFDRKFKLVCSELNGRYVSNEFKVEVNVIHTANPVEHANHIAAQPQFVHPVHHTFVDLSGHNLANPHPFSVVPSTATVVIVVCVSFLVFMIILGVFRIRAAHQRTMRDQDTGKENEMDWDDSALTITVNPMETYEDQHSSEEEEEEEEEESEDGEEDDITSAESESSEEEEGEQEEDQQNVNRQQQLEWDDSTLNY, from the exons ATGCCGCCGCCGCGCCGCCCGGGCATGCCGCCTTCCCTGCCGCCTTCCCTGCCggcctcctgcctgctgctggccGCGCTGCTCTGcggaggagcaggggctgctcgAG ttaaCAAGCATAAGCCATGGATTGAGACAACCTATCACGGTATAGTTACAGAAAATGACAACACGGTGCTCTTGGACCCCCCTCTTATAGCCCTGGACAAAGATGCTCCTCTACGTTTTGCAG aGAGTTTTGAGGTGACAGTCACCAAAGAAG GTGAGATTTGTGGCTTTAAAATTCATGGGCAGAATGTTCCCTTTGAAGCAGTGGTAGTGGATAAATCCACTGGGGAGGGAATAATCCGCTCGAAGGAGAAGTTGGACTGTGAGCTCCAGAAGGACTACACCTTCACCATCCAAGCCTATGACTGTGGGAAGGGACCAGATGGAGTCAATGCCAAAAAATCCCACAA aGCAACAGTGCACATTCAGGTGAACGATGTGAACGAGTATGCTCCTGTGTTCAAAGAGAAGTCCTACAAGGCAACAGTTATTGAAGGGAAGAGATATGACAACATCCTGAAAGTGGAGGCAGTGGATGCTGATTGTTCACCTCAGTTCAGCCAGATCTGCAATTATGAAATTGTAACTCCAGATGTACCTTTTGCTATTGACAAAGATG GTTAtataaaaaacacagaaaagctgagctATGGTAAAGAACATCAGTATAAACTGACAGTAACAGCATATGACTGTGGGAAGAAGAGAGCTGCTGAGGATGTGTTGGTTAAAATTAGCATTAAGCCTACATGCAAGCCTGGCTGGCAAG GGTGGAGCAAGAGGATTGAATATGAGCCTGGTACTGGTTCCTTGGCTCTCTTCCCTGGAATGAGACTGGAGACTTGTGATGAGCCAATAACCTCAATTCAAGCAACAGTTGAACTAGAAACCAATCATATTGGTAAAGGCTGTGACAGAGACACCTACTCTGAGAAATCCATCCACAGACTCTGTG GTGCTGCTTCTGGCACAGTTGAGCTGCTTCCCCCTCCAAGTAGTGCTGCTAACTGGACAATAGGACTTCCTACTGATAATGGTCATGACAGTGACCAAGTCTTTGAATTTAATGGCACCCAAGCTGTGAAGATTCCAGATGGTGTTGTCACAGTCAATCTGAAAGAGCCCTTCATGATTTCAGTATGGATGAGGCATGCACCTGGgaccaaagaaaaagagacaattCTGTGCAATTCAGACAAGACAG ACATGAACAGGCACCACTACACGCTCTACGTGCACAACTGCCGACTCGTTTTCCTTTTCCGCCAAGACCCTTCAGAGGGAAAAACATACAAACCTGCTGAATTTCACTGGAAACTCAATCAA GTCTGTGACAAAGAGTGGCATCATTATGTCCTCAATGTTGAATTTCCTGCAGTAACTCTGTATGTAGATGGTGTTTCATATGATCCTTTCCCAGTGACTGAAGATTACCCACTTCATCCTTCAAAGATAGAAACACAGCTAGTAGTTGGAGCATGTTGGCAAG GTGGTGAACTCCAGATGGCTCAGTTTTTCCGAGGCAATCTGGCAGGTTTGATGATTCGTTCTGGTAAACTGGAAAACAAGAAGGTGATAGATTGCCTGTATACTTGCAAAGAGGGACTGGATTTGCAAATGGCTGATGGTGTTGGCAAAGGTGTGAAG aTCCACATGAACCCGAGCCAGTCAACACTGACCTTAGAAGGGGATGATATTGAGAGGGTTGACAAGGCCATGCAGCACATTTCCTACATCAATTCCCGCCAGTTCCCAACTCCTGGGATTCGGAGGCTTAAAATCACCAGTGTGGTCAA ATGTTTCAATGAAGAGGCCTGTGTCTCCATTCCTTCCGTGGAGGGCTATGTAATGGTCTTGCAACCAGAGGAACCAAAAATCAGCCTCAGTGGCATCAACCATTTCGCCCGCTCGGCTTCAGAGTTTGAGAGCTCTGAGGGTGTTGCCCTTTTCCCTGAGCTTCGCATAATCAGCACCATCACAAGGGAGGTGGAGCCagagggagatggagatgaagaTCCTACAG TACAAGAGTCTTTGGTATCTGAAGAGATCATGCATAACCTGGATACGTGTGAGGTGACTGTGCTTGGAGAGGAGCTAAATCAGGAACAAGAAAGCCTGGAGATTGACATGACACGATTACAGCAGAAAGGCATTGAAATGAGCAGTTCCAACCTGGGCATGATAATCACAG GGGTTGATACTATGGCAAGTTATGAAGAAGTTTTGCATTTGATACGGTACAGGAACTGGCACACAGTTTCTCTCTTTGACAGAAAGTTCAAGTTAGTCTGTTCTGAGCTCAATGGACGTTATGTCAGCAACGAGTTTAAAGTGGAG GTGAATGTTATCCACACAGCTAACCCAGTTGAACATGCTAATCACATTGCTGCACAGCCACAGTTTGTCCATCCTGTGCATCACACATTTGTTGATCTCTCTGGGCACAACTTGGCTAACCCTCACCCCTTTTCAG TTGTTCCAAGTACAGCCACTGTTGTGATTGTTGTTTGTGTCAGTTTCCTGGTGTTTATGATCATTCTGGGAGTGTTCCGGATCCGTGCTGCACACCAGAGAACCATGCGTGACCAGGacactggaaaggaaaatgagatgGACTGGGATGACTCTGCTTTGACCATCACTGTGAACCCCATGGAG ACTTACGAGGATCAACACAGcagtgaagaggaggaagaagaagaggaagaagaaagtgagGATGGAGAAGAAGATGACATCACCAGTGCAGAGTCTGAAAGtagtgaggaggaagagggagagcaggaggaggaccAACAGAATGTTAATAGACAGCAACAGCTGGAATGGGATGACTCTACCCTCAATTATTGA
- the CLSTN1 gene encoding calsyntenin-1 isoform X6 gives MRSSLVAGEVYAGTRRKVNKHKPWIETTYHGIVTENDNTVLLDPPLIALDKDAPLRFAGEICGFKIHGQNVPFEAVVVDKSTGEGIIRSKEKLDCELQKDYTFTIQAYDCGKGPDGVNAKKSHKATVHIQVNDVNEYAPVFKEKSYKATVIEGKRYDNILKVEAVDADCSPQFSQICNYEIVTPDVPFAIDKDGYIKNTEKLSYGKEHQYKLTVTAYDCGKKRAAEDVLVKISIKPTCKPGWQGWSKRIEYEPGTGSLALFPGMRLETCDEPITSIQATVELETNHIGKGCDRDTYSEKSIHRLCGAASGTVELLPPPSSAANWTIGLPTDNGHDSDQVFEFNGTQAVKIPDGVVTVNLKEPFMISVWMRHAPGTKEKETILCNSDKTDMNRHHYTLYVHNCRLVFLFRQDPSEGKTYKPAEFHWKLNQVCDKEWHHYVLNVEFPAVTLYVDGVSYDPFPVTEDYPLHPSKIETQLVVGACWQEYTGNENDNETVPETSAGGELQMAQFFRGNLAGLMIRSGKLENKKVIDCLYTCKEGLDLQMADGVGKGVKIHMNPSQSTLTLEGDDIERVDKAMQHISYINSRQFPTPGIRRLKITSVVKCFNEEACVSIPSVEGYVMVLQPEEPKISLSGINHFARSASEFESSEGVALFPELRIISTITREVEPEGDGDEDPTVQESLVSEEIMHNLDTCEVTVLGEELNQEQESLEIDMTRLQQKGIEMSSSNLGMIITGVDTMASYEEVLHLIRYRNWHTVSLFDRKFKLVCSELNGRYVSNEFKVEVNVIHTANPVEHANHIAAQPQFVHPVHHTFVDLSGHNLANPHPFSVVPSTATVVIVVCVSFLVFMIILGVFRIRAAHQRTMRDQDTGKENEMDWDDSALTITVNPMETYEDQHSSEEEEEEEEEESEDGEEDDITSAESESSEEEEGEQEEDQQNVNRQQQLEWDDSTLNY, from the exons ATGAGGTCGTCACTTGTTGCAGGGGAGGTTTACGCAGGGACCCGCCGGAAAG ttaaCAAGCATAAGCCATGGATTGAGACAACCTATCACGGTATAGTTACAGAAAATGACAACACGGTGCTCTTGGACCCCCCTCTTATAGCCCTGGACAAAGATGCTCCTCTACGTTTTGCAG GTGAGATTTGTGGCTTTAAAATTCATGGGCAGAATGTTCCCTTTGAAGCAGTGGTAGTGGATAAATCCACTGGGGAGGGAATAATCCGCTCGAAGGAGAAGTTGGACTGTGAGCTCCAGAAGGACTACACCTTCACCATCCAAGCCTATGACTGTGGGAAGGGACCAGATGGAGTCAATGCCAAAAAATCCCACAA aGCAACAGTGCACATTCAGGTGAACGATGTGAACGAGTATGCTCCTGTGTTCAAAGAGAAGTCCTACAAGGCAACAGTTATTGAAGGGAAGAGATATGACAACATCCTGAAAGTGGAGGCAGTGGATGCTGATTGTTCACCTCAGTTCAGCCAGATCTGCAATTATGAAATTGTAACTCCAGATGTACCTTTTGCTATTGACAAAGATG GTTAtataaaaaacacagaaaagctgagctATGGTAAAGAACATCAGTATAAACTGACAGTAACAGCATATGACTGTGGGAAGAAGAGAGCTGCTGAGGATGTGTTGGTTAAAATTAGCATTAAGCCTACATGCAAGCCTGGCTGGCAAG GGTGGAGCAAGAGGATTGAATATGAGCCTGGTACTGGTTCCTTGGCTCTCTTCCCTGGAATGAGACTGGAGACTTGTGATGAGCCAATAACCTCAATTCAAGCAACAGTTGAACTAGAAACCAATCATATTGGTAAAGGCTGTGACAGAGACACCTACTCTGAGAAATCCATCCACAGACTCTGTG GTGCTGCTTCTGGCACAGTTGAGCTGCTTCCCCCTCCAAGTAGTGCTGCTAACTGGACAATAGGACTTCCTACTGATAATGGTCATGACAGTGACCAAGTCTTTGAATTTAATGGCACCCAAGCTGTGAAGATTCCAGATGGTGTTGTCACAGTCAATCTGAAAGAGCCCTTCATGATTTCAGTATGGATGAGGCATGCACCTGGgaccaaagaaaaagagacaattCTGTGCAATTCAGACAAGACAG ACATGAACAGGCACCACTACACGCTCTACGTGCACAACTGCCGACTCGTTTTCCTTTTCCGCCAAGACCCTTCAGAGGGAAAAACATACAAACCTGCTGAATTTCACTGGAAACTCAATCAA GTCTGTGACAAAGAGTGGCATCATTATGTCCTCAATGTTGAATTTCCTGCAGTAACTCTGTATGTAGATGGTGTTTCATATGATCCTTTCCCAGTGACTGAAGATTACCCACTTCATCCTTCAAAGATAGAAACACAGCTAGTAGTTGGAGCATGTTGGCAAG AATAtacaggaaatgaaaatgacaatgaaacTGTGCCTGAGACCTCTGCAG GTGGTGAACTCCAGATGGCTCAGTTTTTCCGAGGCAATCTGGCAGGTTTGATGATTCGTTCTGGTAAACTGGAAAACAAGAAGGTGATAGATTGCCTGTATACTTGCAAAGAGGGACTGGATTTGCAAATGGCTGATGGTGTTGGCAAAGGTGTGAAG aTCCACATGAACCCGAGCCAGTCAACACTGACCTTAGAAGGGGATGATATTGAGAGGGTTGACAAGGCCATGCAGCACATTTCCTACATCAATTCCCGCCAGTTCCCAACTCCTGGGATTCGGAGGCTTAAAATCACCAGTGTGGTCAA ATGTTTCAATGAAGAGGCCTGTGTCTCCATTCCTTCCGTGGAGGGCTATGTAATGGTCTTGCAACCAGAGGAACCAAAAATCAGCCTCAGTGGCATCAACCATTTCGCCCGCTCGGCTTCAGAGTTTGAGAGCTCTGAGGGTGTTGCCCTTTTCCCTGAGCTTCGCATAATCAGCACCATCACAAGGGAGGTGGAGCCagagggagatggagatgaagaTCCTACAG TACAAGAGTCTTTGGTATCTGAAGAGATCATGCATAACCTGGATACGTGTGAGGTGACTGTGCTTGGAGAGGAGCTAAATCAGGAACAAGAAAGCCTGGAGATTGACATGACACGATTACAGCAGAAAGGCATTGAAATGAGCAGTTCCAACCTGGGCATGATAATCACAG GGGTTGATACTATGGCAAGTTATGAAGAAGTTTTGCATTTGATACGGTACAGGAACTGGCACACAGTTTCTCTCTTTGACAGAAAGTTCAAGTTAGTCTGTTCTGAGCTCAATGGACGTTATGTCAGCAACGAGTTTAAAGTGGAG GTGAATGTTATCCACACAGCTAACCCAGTTGAACATGCTAATCACATTGCTGCACAGCCACAGTTTGTCCATCCTGTGCATCACACATTTGTTGATCTCTCTGGGCACAACTTGGCTAACCCTCACCCCTTTTCAG TTGTTCCAAGTACAGCCACTGTTGTGATTGTTGTTTGTGTCAGTTTCCTGGTGTTTATGATCATTCTGGGAGTGTTCCGGATCCGTGCTGCACACCAGAGAACCATGCGTGACCAGGacactggaaaggaaaatgagatgGACTGGGATGACTCTGCTTTGACCATCACTGTGAACCCCATGGAG ACTTACGAGGATCAACACAGcagtgaagaggaggaagaagaagaggaagaagaaagtgagGATGGAGAAGAAGATGACATCACCAGTGCAGAGTCTGAAAGtagtgaggaggaagagggagagcaggaggaggaccAACAGAATGTTAATAGACAGCAACAGCTGGAATGGGATGACTCTACCCTCAATTATTGA
- the CLSTN1 gene encoding calsyntenin-1 isoform X4 has product MRSSLVAGEVYAGTRRKVNKHKPWIETTYHGIVTENDNTVLLDPPLIALDKDAPLRFAESFEVTVTKEGEICGFKIHGQNVPFEAVVVDKSTGEGIIRSKEKLDCELQKDYTFTIQAYDCGKGPDGVNAKKSHKATVHIQVNDVNEYAPVFKEKSYKATVIEGKRYDNILKVEAVDADCSPQFSQICNYEIVTPDVPFAIDKDGYIKNTEKLSYGKEHQYKLTVTAYDCGKKRAAEDVLVKISIKPTCKPGWQGWSKRIEYEPGTGSLALFPGMRLETCDEPITSIQATVELETNHIGKGCDRDTYSEKSIHRLCGAASGTVELLPPPSSAANWTIGLPTDNGHDSDQVFEFNGTQAVKIPDGVVTVNLKEPFMISVWMRHAPGTKEKETILCNSDKTDMNRHHYTLYVHNCRLVFLFRQDPSEGKTYKPAEFHWKLNQVCDKEWHHYVLNVEFPAVTLYVDGVSYDPFPVTEDYPLHPSKIETQLVVGACWQEYTGNENDNETVPETSAGGELQMAQFFRGNLAGLMIRSGKLENKKVIDCLYTCKEGLDLQMADGVGKGVKIHMNPSQSTLTLEGDDIERVDKAMQHISYINSRQFPTPGIRRLKITSVVKCFNEEACVSIPSVEGYVMVLQPEEPKISLSGINHFARSASEFESSEGVALFPELRIISTITREVEPEGDGDEDPTVQESLVSEEIMHNLDTCEVTVLGEELNQEQESLEIDMTRLQQKGIEMSSSNLGMIITGVDTMASYEEVLHLIRYRNWHTVSLFDRKFKLVCSELNGRYVSNEFKVEVNVIHTANPVEHANHIAAQPQFVHPVHHTFVDLSGHNLANPHPFSVVPSTATVVIVVCVSFLVFMIILGVFRIRAAHQRTMRDQDTGKENEMDWDDSALTITVNPMETYEDQHSSEEEEEEEEEESEDGEEDDITSAESESSEEEEGEQEEDQQNVNRQQQLEWDDSTLNY; this is encoded by the exons ATGAGGTCGTCACTTGTTGCAGGGGAGGTTTACGCAGGGACCCGCCGGAAAG ttaaCAAGCATAAGCCATGGATTGAGACAACCTATCACGGTATAGTTACAGAAAATGACAACACGGTGCTCTTGGACCCCCCTCTTATAGCCCTGGACAAAGATGCTCCTCTACGTTTTGCAG aGAGTTTTGAGGTGACAGTCACCAAAGAAG GTGAGATTTGTGGCTTTAAAATTCATGGGCAGAATGTTCCCTTTGAAGCAGTGGTAGTGGATAAATCCACTGGGGAGGGAATAATCCGCTCGAAGGAGAAGTTGGACTGTGAGCTCCAGAAGGACTACACCTTCACCATCCAAGCCTATGACTGTGGGAAGGGACCAGATGGAGTCAATGCCAAAAAATCCCACAA aGCAACAGTGCACATTCAGGTGAACGATGTGAACGAGTATGCTCCTGTGTTCAAAGAGAAGTCCTACAAGGCAACAGTTATTGAAGGGAAGAGATATGACAACATCCTGAAAGTGGAGGCAGTGGATGCTGATTGTTCACCTCAGTTCAGCCAGATCTGCAATTATGAAATTGTAACTCCAGATGTACCTTTTGCTATTGACAAAGATG GTTAtataaaaaacacagaaaagctgagctATGGTAAAGAACATCAGTATAAACTGACAGTAACAGCATATGACTGTGGGAAGAAGAGAGCTGCTGAGGATGTGTTGGTTAAAATTAGCATTAAGCCTACATGCAAGCCTGGCTGGCAAG GGTGGAGCAAGAGGATTGAATATGAGCCTGGTACTGGTTCCTTGGCTCTCTTCCCTGGAATGAGACTGGAGACTTGTGATGAGCCAATAACCTCAATTCAAGCAACAGTTGAACTAGAAACCAATCATATTGGTAAAGGCTGTGACAGAGACACCTACTCTGAGAAATCCATCCACAGACTCTGTG GTGCTGCTTCTGGCACAGTTGAGCTGCTTCCCCCTCCAAGTAGTGCTGCTAACTGGACAATAGGACTTCCTACTGATAATGGTCATGACAGTGACCAAGTCTTTGAATTTAATGGCACCCAAGCTGTGAAGATTCCAGATGGTGTTGTCACAGTCAATCTGAAAGAGCCCTTCATGATTTCAGTATGGATGAGGCATGCACCTGGgaccaaagaaaaagagacaattCTGTGCAATTCAGACAAGACAG ACATGAACAGGCACCACTACACGCTCTACGTGCACAACTGCCGACTCGTTTTCCTTTTCCGCCAAGACCCTTCAGAGGGAAAAACATACAAACCTGCTGAATTTCACTGGAAACTCAATCAA GTCTGTGACAAAGAGTGGCATCATTATGTCCTCAATGTTGAATTTCCTGCAGTAACTCTGTATGTAGATGGTGTTTCATATGATCCTTTCCCAGTGACTGAAGATTACCCACTTCATCCTTCAAAGATAGAAACACAGCTAGTAGTTGGAGCATGTTGGCAAG AATAtacaggaaatgaaaatgacaatgaaacTGTGCCTGAGACCTCTGCAG GTGGTGAACTCCAGATGGCTCAGTTTTTCCGAGGCAATCTGGCAGGTTTGATGATTCGTTCTGGTAAACTGGAAAACAAGAAGGTGATAGATTGCCTGTATACTTGCAAAGAGGGACTGGATTTGCAAATGGCTGATGGTGTTGGCAAAGGTGTGAAG aTCCACATGAACCCGAGCCAGTCAACACTGACCTTAGAAGGGGATGATATTGAGAGGGTTGACAAGGCCATGCAGCACATTTCCTACATCAATTCCCGCCAGTTCCCAACTCCTGGGATTCGGAGGCTTAAAATCACCAGTGTGGTCAA ATGTTTCAATGAAGAGGCCTGTGTCTCCATTCCTTCCGTGGAGGGCTATGTAATGGTCTTGCAACCAGAGGAACCAAAAATCAGCCTCAGTGGCATCAACCATTTCGCCCGCTCGGCTTCAGAGTTTGAGAGCTCTGAGGGTGTTGCCCTTTTCCCTGAGCTTCGCATAATCAGCACCATCACAAGGGAGGTGGAGCCagagggagatggagatgaagaTCCTACAG TACAAGAGTCTTTGGTATCTGAAGAGATCATGCATAACCTGGATACGTGTGAGGTGACTGTGCTTGGAGAGGAGCTAAATCAGGAACAAGAAAGCCTGGAGATTGACATGACACGATTACAGCAGAAAGGCATTGAAATGAGCAGTTCCAACCTGGGCATGATAATCACAG GGGTTGATACTATGGCAAGTTATGAAGAAGTTTTGCATTTGATACGGTACAGGAACTGGCACACAGTTTCTCTCTTTGACAGAAAGTTCAAGTTAGTCTGTTCTGAGCTCAATGGACGTTATGTCAGCAACGAGTTTAAAGTGGAG GTGAATGTTATCCACACAGCTAACCCAGTTGAACATGCTAATCACATTGCTGCACAGCCACAGTTTGTCCATCCTGTGCATCACACATTTGTTGATCTCTCTGGGCACAACTTGGCTAACCCTCACCCCTTTTCAG TTGTTCCAAGTACAGCCACTGTTGTGATTGTTGTTTGTGTCAGTTTCCTGGTGTTTATGATCATTCTGGGAGTGTTCCGGATCCGTGCTGCACACCAGAGAACCATGCGTGACCAGGacactggaaaggaaaatgagatgGACTGGGATGACTCTGCTTTGACCATCACTGTGAACCCCATGGAG ACTTACGAGGATCAACACAGcagtgaagaggaggaagaagaagaggaagaagaaagtgagGATGGAGAAGAAGATGACATCACCAGTGCAGAGTCTGAAAGtagtgaggaggaagagggagagcaggaggaggaccAACAGAATGTTAATAGACAGCAACAGCTGGAATGGGATGACTCTACCCTCAATTATTGA